The Chlamydia poikilotherma DNA segment ATCACTGGATTGATGGAATTCTGTGGGCTGGGGATTGTTACTTTAGTGCTGAAAATTCTTTGTTTATTTTTTAAAATTATTTTTACGGCATGTAAAAGTATTTCTTCTAGAATTAGAAGAGAGCAAATTCTTCCTGAATATCCCCAAGATGGTAGTTCTACACGTACCGGTCTGCTTTTTTCGTAAACTCTTTGATTAGAGTTTGTGTTCTTAGAAATATCATTGCTTTAAAGCGAATATTTCCCTATGATAACCTACTGAAATGGCTGGATAGCTCAGTTGGTAGAGCAGAGGATTGAAGATCCTTGTGTCGTCGGTTCGACCCCGGCTCCGGCCATACTCGGTTAACGTTCAACGTGTCTAGTTTTTCTTGGAAAACTAAAATCAAGGACTTTGTATTTTTTATAATTTCAAGGTTTGCTAAAGTATTTAGCAAATTTATTGAGTCCTAAGCACAGAATAAAGAATCATAAGGAAAGAATTAATGAAGTCTTACGCGATAATTCAGACCGGAAGCAAGCAATATCAGGTTACTGAAGGAGATGTAATTGACGTCGAATTGTTAGACGGCATTTCCGAAGGGCAAGAAGTTGTTTTCGATCAAGTCTTGTTTACTTTTGATGGATCTAAAGTTTCTTTGGGGACTCCTACGGTAAAGAACGCTGTAGTAAAAGGTCAGTTGCTTTCTCGAGTTCGTGGAGAAAAAGTAACGGCCTATAAATACAAAAGACGTAAAAATTATCATCGTAAGACTGGTCACCGTCAGAACTATCTTAGAGTAAAAATTAGTAATCTAGTAATGTAATCAACTGGTGGATAACTAAAGGATTTTGAAATGGCACATAAGAAAGGTCAGGGAGCAAGCCGTAACGGTCGCGATTCAGAGTCAAAGCGTCTCGGTATGAAAGTGGGCGCAGGACAAAGAGTTTCCACAGGAAGTATTCTTGTAAGACAAAGAGGCACTAAGTGGCATCCTTCACAAAACGTAGGTAGAGGTCGTGACGATACTTTATTTGCTTTAATAGATGGCATTGTTGTCACTAAGAAGACAGATCGTACATAT contains these protein-coding regions:
- the rplU gene encoding 50S ribosomal protein L21, whose protein sequence is MKSYAIIQTGSKQYQVTEGDVIDVELLDGISEGQEVVFDQVLFTFDGSKVSLGTPTVKNAVVKGQLLSRVRGEKVTAYKYKRRKNYHRKTGHRQNYLRVKISNLVM
- the rpmA gene encoding 50S ribosomal protein L27, with the translated sequence MAHKKGQGASRNGRDSESKRLGMKVGAGQRVSTGSILVRQRGTKWHPSQNVGRGRDDTLFALIDGIVVTKKTDRTYISVLPE